The DNA segment AGCCCTTCATGTTAAAGAGGTTATAAATGATGAATATTTCAAAAatgttcattttcttttttaaataaatGGACAAATATTGCTTTTGCCTTATTTGTTGTAAATGGGTAAAACTATGTGAACTTGGTCCAAAACTATCTTATGATTGTATTCGAGTTGGTTGAGCGGGAGCCTAGCAACTGGTATCAAAGTAAGTGGTTTGGCGAGAAGAGTATGAAATGGCGGAGTGAATTTGTGAAGCTTGATTTACTACTTTTACCATGCTAAGGTAGCTCAGAGACGCACGTGCACAAGAAGAAGCTAGCTCTAGACCCATAAATGCTTGCTCATGTGAATGGCACAATAAATCTTGAAAACTGACTCGTGGCCGTGATAATAGGTCACGTGAAACTTAGTTCGGGGCGATTCGTGGATCAAGGTGATGGCCACGTGAAACTTAATATGGCGCAGTATGCCAGTTTCACACTTGTGTTACTAATTTATGAATTAATTTAATTGCTTGGGATGAAGGAAACTTGCAAGATCAACGGCTGTTAATTTTGGTTTGGCAAGAAGTTTAAGGAGTCGGAAGATCATTTGAAAACCCAAGAATTCTTGATTTTTGGAAATAATCTAATTAAGAAAATCTAAGTACTATCTAGGCATATAAGTAGTActagtattttcttattccaaATTCTTTATTATTATATGCTGTGTCATTCGCTTTCGTTACTCTATTATCTTagtttgttgttgctattgtttgttGTTTTATTTTCACTGTTTCTTGTGCCGAGGTTATATTTGAAATAGTCTATCTATCTTCACAAGTTAGGGATAAGATCCGCATACACATTACGTTCCCAGACCACACTTGTGGGGTTAcaatgggtttgttgttgttctAATTAAGGATGAAAATGTAGATCAATTTGCTGTATCTCTAAAGCATGATATGTAAAGAAATGCTTGAAATCCAATAATTcttatttttggaaataaatGAAAACAGGAGGATATCAAACTCATGGAAGATATGGGTGTGAATAGCTTTCGTTTCTCTATTTCATGGGCAAGAATTCTGCCCAGTAAGTTACAACTATCACTTCTTTTGTCCCTATCTCATATTTCAGGATGTAAACTCCTAAATAACCCCTTTTTTGGTCCAATAACTGAATCAGATGGGATGTACGGAGATGTCAATTTGGCTGGAATTCAGCATTACAATAAGCTGATTAATGCACTCATACAGAACGGTTATTTCTGCTCATCTCATTGATTTAGTGACCTTTTGTTATGTTCACCCTTCACCGTATTTTGATTCACATaaaaggcagcccggtgcacgaAGCATCCCGCATTCACGTAGGGTTTCGGGGAAAGGCCACatcccaaggggtgtgatgtagacagcctaccctGCTAAGTATCAGTGACTGATtttacggctcgaacccgtgacctataggtcgcACGGATACAACTTTACAcatattttgatttaaaaaaagtGCAGCCCGGTGCATGAAGCATTCCTGCATTCACGTAGGGTCCGAGGAAAGACCCGCATCCCAAAGGatgtgatgtagacaacctaccctGCTAGTATCAGTGGGTGATTCTACGGTTTGAACCCGTGACATATAAATcgcacggagacaactttacacATATTTTGATTCACAATATCAAAAATATATGCAAAAAGTAACCATCTGTTGGCTTAgataaagggcagcccggtgaaCTAAACTTCGATATGCGTAGGGTCCAGGGAAGTGTCGGACCACAAGGATCTATACTACGCAGCCTTACCCggtatttctgcaagaggctatttccacggctcgaacccgtgacctcctggtcacatgacaacaatttTACCAGTTACATCAGGTTCTATCTGAAGGCTTAGATAAGTTCTTTTATTTGCTATGATTTCAGGGATCGAACCATTTGTCACGTTAACGCATTATGATATACCTCAAGAACTTGAAGACAGATATGGAGGTTGGCTAAGTCCAAAAATACAGTAAGCAGTTTCTCCCTTCTTATTCTTCGCGAAAAGgtagctatatatatatagttagtATCCATGAGCAATTCTGCTGATCAAATTAGTTCTGTTTGTAGGAGTGAATTCAGTTGTTATGCAGAtatatgttttaaatattttggagaCAGAGTGAAATATTGGGTGACAATGAATGAGCCAAATGTGATGGCCGTTCGCGGCTATAGATTGGGGACTTTCCCTCCAGCTCGATGCTCTCGTTCATTTGGTAATTGCAGCGCTGGGAATTCGGAAAAGGAACCCTTCATTGCTGCCCATAATATGATCCTATCCCATGCAGCAGCTGTCAGCATTTACAGAACAAAATATCAGGTTCTTTCATCATTTATGTTACTCTTGAGCATGTTAGTTGATAAGAAATGGAATTTAAGTGGATAAATGATGTTATTACGTGGAGATTAGACACCACGGAGGTAGTGTCGAAGCCAAAAATTTCCCATGGGTATTTAAACTAGAAAGaagtataaaaaaaaattcacgacgaagggtgttcaatatatattatatacctctaaaacctaatattttacttatatatatacagtgtaaaATTTTCAGAAGAAGGGTATTAAATTGACCACTCTTATCAGAGTGTAGCTTCGCCTCTGGACGGAGGGGTTTGGAAAGTGGTAGAGATTAGAAGACAAAATGTAGACAATTTATCCTTTGTCCATTCCGCCTCCTTTCTGTATCTGTCTCTTTAGGTGATCTGATAGTGTAAAAGTTCTTTTAAGAGAATAGAATTTAAGCTATTTACAAAGCTcacctttttattttgttttacttcttAGTCTTTTATTTCAATCACTCCTTAGATGATACTAATATAACAACACCAGTAATTTCAGTTTGTTCTTTGCTGGCATACAGGAAAGACAAGGAGGTATGATTGGGATTTCTTTAAATACTCAATGGTATGAACCTTTTAGCGATTCCTCAGAAGACAAATATGCAGCTCAGAGAGCTCGATCTTTCGTTTACAACTGGTAAGACTTCTTAATCAGTGCATATATTCTATGTTGCATGGACTCTTCAAAATGCTGCCGCACAGGCAGAGATGTTATTTTCGATAGACTTTAACCGTACTTGTATTACCAGAAACAGAAGTGAatgaaaacaagaaaaagaatgGAGTACTTGTTTTGATGGAATTACAACATTGGTATGCAGGTTTTTAGACCCTATTATATTTGGAAGATATCCTGAAGAAATGCAACAAATTCTAGGAACTAACCTGCCTGCCTTTTCAAGCAATGATTTGAAAAAACTGAATAATGGCCTTGATTTCATTGGCATAAATCTTTACACTGCTGCATATATTAAAGATTGCTTGTACTCCGCCTGTGAAAATGGAACCTCTTGGTCAGAAGGTTCTTATTTTCGTACTACAGAAAAAGATGGCGTGTACATTGGAAAACCGGTAAGTACTCTGATCAGTACTAATCTATTTCTGTAGAAAATGAGGTAGCAGCATTTTATATACTGAGACATTCCTTAATTTCTTTACCTTGTAAATGATTCAGACTACAATGGACTGGCTCTTCGTTTACCCTCAAGGGATGGAAAAGACTGTGATGTACATGAAGGACAGATTCAATAACACTCCAATCATCATCACTGAAAATGGTAACAGAAAAAACAGTGCTTTTTATTAAGTACTCTCTTCGTCCCAGTTTATATGGCACCCCCTTTAACGAGGCACGTGATTTAAGAAAGAAAGtaagggtcgtttggtaggatgtattagataaaataatgcatatattagcttattatattaatattaatattttgtttggtacactttttgaacatatgcattagttatacaccctatttggtattatcctatgcataactaatgcgtAAGAAATTATggtattaacaatgcaataagttttaatgcatgcattagcttagttaaaaccaaaccccttcaaaatttatgcttgattaaaaaaTGCTATTATATTAATGCAAATTTGATGTAAAATTTGATACTGAAATTGCTCCCGCTATTTAAATCTATACTCCGCCAATCTCTTCATTGTAAATTTATAAATCTGTATTTTACTACTTCGTACTAGAATGTACTTGTAATcaactcatttttttttattttataattcaaattttCTTTGCCTAATAATCCaagaaagtggaaaataaaattatatcctagtaaataaataaatatttagcatattttcttttttataaataaatattcagttatatactataatataggtaaacaaataaaaaaaattaaacctttttcatataaaaatattcctcaacatatgtttcttttaaaaaaataaagtgaTGGACTGgttatgaggatatttttgtaaacaaacaattcttatagaaattatgcaatattttaatacatcaaaccaaacaatgaataagaaatatgtcagcataactaatatgAGCAAAACTAATGCAAGTATAACTAACatcagcattactaatacaccatattcagcattattcttatgtACCCTATCAAACGAACCctaagacttttgaaacttgtggtctaaaacaaGCCTTAtatatttgtgtgactataaatcatctcatttacCCATTAATGgtaaaataagaattttaaaactaaattatttctaaatatcgAAATGTGACATTCTTTTTGGCACAAAGATAAAGAAAGGATAAGTGTGCCACATAAATTGTGACAGAGGGAGTAATAAGTTCAATCAAATGCAAGTCGATCTATTTGGAGGCAACTGCTTATATGATGGGAAATTTTGCAGGCATTGCTGAGAGTGACAATCCAAATTCTTCTTTAGCAGATGCCCTCATTGACACTCAAAGAGTTGAGTATATGCATAGCCACTTGAAATTCTTGGCAAATGCAATGAGGTATATCTCTCCCTCTCTCCAACACATACTAATTCCACATATTGATCGTGTAAAAAGAGCTTTATACTGTTATTGTATATAAGTTTTATCTTTAACATGTATATGATCGGATGGTTTTATAAACAGGGAAGGTGCAGATGTGAGGGGCTACTTCGCTTGGTCATTGCTCGACAACTTTGAATGGTTAGAAGGATATACAAAAAGATTTGGACTGCATTATGTCAATTTTACAAATCTCCAGAGAACTCCAAAGTTATCAGCCACTCGGTATAAGGAGCTCACGTCTAATTTTCAAGGACAGATAGCAAGATATGTAGCCAAATAACATggaaaaaataacaataacactGCTATAATATTATTTATAAGCAGATATACGAATTAGTTTGAGTCGTGCTGGGCAttgtcctaagaaactatttcagcagTTTGAAATATTTTCACAGGACTAAACAAGCTTACCTCTATTTTATTTAGAAGATACAGGAATCAGCAAAATATTAAATTACAAACCTAACTAGTTGGAAGAGAAAGAGCTACTAATATTTTATGCCAATTAAAATATATAGAAGAAGATATTAGAAGGATTAACACTTctataatattatttgtaagcaGATATACGAATTAGCTTGATTCGTTTTAGAcactgtcctaagaaactattttaGCAGTGTGATATATTTCCCCATGACTAAACAAACTTACCTCtattttatttagaggatacatgaatgaataaaatattaaattacaaTCCCAACTAGTTGGAAGAGAAAGGGCTACTAATATTTTATGGCAATTAAAATATATAGAAGAAGATATTAGAAGGAGAAGGATATATAAGAGGGAAAGAAGATAGAAGTATTTCTTTTGTCTTGCTAATTGCTAATGATAAGAAAGAGAGGTTGGACATGGCTATTTATAGCCTCATTTGCATGAAGCTTTGTTTTGCATGGTAAAAACGTGGCCGGTAGAATTTGCCACTTTACCAAGGCATTTTGCCATCTTTCTAATGGCTTCTAGCACGGATGCCACATGGTTTTGGTTATGACATTTGTCAACAAAGGCTTTAAACTATTGCCACAGTCTTCTACTATTTTAAAGACCTTCAAAAATAAACTTGATGGATTTGTATGGTACAAATGTAATAGGTTTGATGTCTTTTGGACTATGAACCAAACTTAGATCGATAAAGTTTGTCCCACAAAATTACCAGTGAAATATAAAGGAATATTAGATAAGAGGTTTCTTAGCCACTCAGCCTCAGAACCAGCTAACTCTAGAGCTACAAACTCTGATTCCATAGTCGATCTAGCAATGATCGTCTGTTTAGCTGATTTTCACAATATTGCACCACTACTAAGGGTGAATACATAACTAATAGTGCATTTTATATCATTTGAATCAGAGATCCAGTTTGCATCACTGTACCCTTCTAAAGTAGAAGAAAATCCACTATATAGGATACCATAATTCATGGTTCCTCACAATTATTTCATTAGTCTAGCTAATGAAGACCAATGCTTCCTATTGAGAttatgagtatatctactcagTAAACACACAACATATGTTATATCaggccttgtaaaatttattaaatgcaTCAGACTCCCAATAATCCAAGCATATTTAGATTGAGCAATTGGGTCACTATTATTCTTTTTCAATTGAGAGTTAGCATAAAAAGGAGTGCTCACATGCGTTACATTAAAACATTCAAACTTCTTAAGAAGTCTCACAACATAATGTTCTTGTGATAACATTATACCATCTTCACTCCTTATAACTTTAACTCCCAATATTGTTTTTACTTCACCCacatctttcatatcaaaattagcAGACAGAAATAGCTTAGTATTTTGCGCAATATTTAAACTTGTACCTAATataagcatgtcatcaacatatagacATATTATCACATAATCATTGTCTATCACTATCACGACCTAAATTCACGTGAACGGCACCTGGTACACTACCCGACCCGAGTGAACCAACCTATATGTCAAGACCAAGTATAATTGC comes from the Nicotiana tabacum cultivar K326 chromosome 14, ASM71507v2, whole genome shotgun sequence genome and includes:
- the LOC107776431 gene encoding beta-glucosidase 18-like; its protein translation is MNKVIYSLSNMEPTAMVWHAIFALSVSFTGFIVSCSQTENYLSGKEYPNSVSFPSTFLFGTASSSYQFEGAFLSDGKGLNNWDVFTHEAGHIADGSNGDIALDHYNRYREDIKLMEDMGVNSFRFSISWARILPNGMYGDVNLAGIQHYNKLINALIQNGIEPFVTLTHYDIPQELEDRYGGWLSPKIQSEFSCYADICFKYFGDRVKYWVTMNEPNVMAVRGYRLGTFPPARCSRSFGNCSAGNSEKEPFIAAHNMILSHAAAVSIYRTKYQERQGGMIGISLNTQWYEPFSDSSEDKYAAQRARSFVYNWFLDPIIFGRYPEEMQQILGTNLPAFSSNDLKKLNNGLDFIGINLYTAAYIKDCLYSACENGTSWSEGSYFRTTEKDGVYIGKPTTMDWLFVYPQGMEKTVMYMKDRFNNTPIIITENGIAESDNPNSSLADALIDTQRVEYMHSHLKFLANAMREGADVRGYFAWSLLDNFEWLEGYTKRFGLHYVNFTNLQRTPKLSATRYKELTSNFQGQIARYVAK